In the Longimicrobium sp. genome, TGGGGAACGCCGAGCCGCACATCCCCAAGTATCTCAACAGTCCCGAGACACCCGTCTACACCAAGGGGCGCACGCTCTACGGGCTGAACTGGGCCAAGAACGCCATCCGCAAGGAGGAGACGGTCCTGGTCGTCGAGGGGTACATGGACTTCGTGTCGCTGGCGTCGCACGGGGTGGCCAACGCCGTGGCGCCGCTGGGGACGGCCATGACCGAGGAGCAGGCGGCGCTGATCGCCCGCTACTGCGGCCGCGCCATCCTGCTGTACGACAGCGACAAGGCCGGCCTCAAGGCCACCTTCCGCACCGGCGACGAGCTGCTGCGCGCGGGCGTCGAGGTGCTGGTGGCCACGCTGCCGCAGGGCGAGGACCCCGACTCGCTGGTGCGCGCCCAGGGCGCGGCGGCCCTCAAGCGCTTCCTGGGCGACGCGGTGGACGTGCTCGAGCGCAAGATCCAGATCCTGGAGCGGCGCGACTACTTCGGCTCCATCCGTGGCACGCGCCAGGCCATCGACGCGCTCCTTCCCACCGTGCGCGCCACCGCCGACGAGGTGATGCGCGGCGTGTACATCCAGCGCATCTCGGCCAAGACCGGCGTCCCCCGCGAAACGCTGGAGAAGGAAGCGGCCGAGACGCCGGCGGCCGAGCGTCGGAGCGGGACGCCGCCCGTGCACGGGCGGCAGAACGGCCGCCCCGAGCCCGGGCGGCGCCCCGACGACCTGGGGGCCATGGCGCGCGCGGTCATCGAGCGGCACCTCCCCGAGCGCATCCTCCTGCTGCTGATGTTCCGCGACGAGGCGTGGGTGGAGCGCGCGGCCGCCGAGCTCTCGCCCGACGACTTCCGGCACCCGGCGTACGGGACGGTGTTCGCGGGGCTGGTCGAGGCCGAGAGCCGCGGGCGCGACCCCGAGGGCGAGTGGCTGCAGGTGTTCCCCCCCGACGTGCTGCCGCTGGTGGAGGAGCTGCGCGGCGACCCCGAGGCGGCCACGCTGGTGCCGGCCGACCAGTTCTTCATGGGCAGCCTGCAGCTGATCCGCGCGCGCAGCATCCAGGCGCGGCTGGCCGAGATCGGGCGCGAGCTGATGGAGGGCGCCAGCGAGGAGGCGCAGATCGCGCTCTTCCGCGAGAAGAAGCAGCTCACCGAGGAGCTGCGCGGCACGAGCGGCTATTTACGCAAGGCGGGTTTGAAGTCGTCGATGATCGTGGCGCGGTAAACCTCGATGTGCGTGAGTGCGTAAGTGCGCGAGTGCGTGGGTCCCGGCGCGGGACCGACGCACTTCTGCACTCACGCACTCACGCACTCACGCACTCACGCACTCACGCACTCACGCACTCACGCATTACGTTTCTCGGGCGTGTTGGGCGCTTAGACGCCCAAACGGGCTGCGCGCGCCGTAGGCCACGATACTACTGTGGCCAACGGCGCCGGGCCCCCGCCGCGCCCGGCATCCGCGCGATCCCGCGGCATCCGCGCACGCGCGGCGGTGTCCCGGCCCTCCGGGCGCGCATCCCTCACGCAAGCCTCGTCGCCGCAATGAGTTCTCCCCTCCCCTGCGGAGCGGGGGAGGGGCCGGGGGAGGGGGCCACCCGCGGCGGGTACGATGCCTTTCCACTCGCACCAATCTTCTCCTCGCGCTGAGTTGGGAATACATGGGGCGGCGGCATTTCACCCGCCCGCCGCCGCCCGCTCCCCGCCCACCGCCTTCTGCGCCCGCCCTAGCGCGGCGACGAGGATGCGGACGTCCTCCGGCGCCGTCTCGAAGCTGGTGATGCAGGCGCGGAGCGCGGGTCCGATCCCCGCCAGCCGCGTGGTCGACAGCCACGCATCTCCCGAGGCGACGACGTGCGCGCAGACGGCATCCAGGTGCGATACCTGATCGCCATCGCCACGCAACGGGTCGCTGAAGCAGACGATGGGAAGCGCCGTGCGGTTCTCGATCCTCCATCCCGCCGCCTCCAATTCGCGGCGTAACAAATCCCCCATCTCCACCTGGTGGCGGAGCGCGGCGGCGTAACCATCCCACCCCGCCACGGCCAGCGAGAGGAACACCTTCAGCCCGATGAAGCGCCGCGACCATTGCAGCGAGCGCGCGTACCAGTCGGGCCGCTCCAGCGACTCCTCGCCGCGCGGCACGTACGCGGTCTCGATGTGGAACGCCGCCTCCAGCGCGCGCGTGTCGCGGGTCAGGAACAGGCCGGCGCCCATCGGCACCGACAGCCACTTGTGCGCGTCGAAAGTCAGCGAGTCCGCGCGCTCCGTCCCCGCCAGCAGGTGCGCCAGCTCGGGGATTAGCGCCGCCGCGCCGCCCCACGCCGCGTCCACGTGCAGCCACACCCCCTCGCGCTCCGCCACCTCCGCGATGGCGGGAATGGGATCGACCGCCGCCGCGTTCGTCGTCCCCGCCGTGGCGACGACCAGGAACGGCACCAGGCCGGCGGCGCGGTCCTCGGCGATCATCCGCGCGAGCACGTCGGGCCGCATCCGCAGCGCGTCGTCGACCGGCACGGTGCGGACGGCGCGGTTGCCGAGGCCGCAGGCGCGCGCCGCCTTCACGAACGAGTGGTGCGCCTCCGCGCTGGCGTAGAGCGCCGGGTCGCCATCGAGCGCGCGGACGCCGTCGTCGCCCCACGTCGGGAACGCGGTCGCCAGGGCGCAGAGGACGGCGGTGTGGTTGGCCTCGTTGCCGCCCGTGGTGAACGAGCCGTCGACCGCGCGCGGATCGAATCCCAGCTTCGCGCCCAGCTCGCGGATCAGCCGCCGCTCGATGGCCACGCCCAGCGGCGAGTGGTGCCAAGCGCCCACCTGCGTGTTGAACGCCGCCGCCAGCGCGTCGGCGGCGATCCCCATCGTCGTCGACGGCGGGTTGAACAGGCCGAAGTAGCGCGGATGCGAGGTCTGCATCTGCCAGCGCGCCAGCCCGCCGGCCACCCATCCCACTGCCTCCTCCGGCGCCAGCGGCGCGGCGAAGTCGACCGCCGCGAGCCGCCGCAGCATCTCGTCCTCGTCCGCGCCGGGACGCACGGGCAGGCGATCGACGCCCGCCAGGTAGCGCTCCGTCTCCTCCGCCACGCACGACCAGAGCGCGCGGCGGGCGTGCTCATCCAGCCGCAGCGCGGCCCCGGGCTTCTCCATCCCCCTCCTCTCCCTCGTCGCCGAAGAGCCGGGCGGCCTCGTAGCCCAGCATCGCCATCTTTCGGTCGCTTCCCCAGCGGTAGCCGCCGAACGCGCCCAGCTTGCGGATCACGCGGTGGCAGGGGATCACGTAGGCCACCTGGTTGCGCGCCACCGCGCCGGCCACCGCGCGCACCGCGCCCGGCTTTCCCGCGGCGGCCGCCAGCTGCTCGTAGCTGACCAGCGCGCCGGCGGGGACGCGCAGCAGCGCCTCCCACACCCGCACCTGGTGGTTGGTCCCCTGCACGAACAGGGGGATCGGCTTGTCGTCCTTCGCCCGCGGGGCGAAGATGCGCGCGGCCAGCTCCGCCGTCCGGCGCGCGTCCTCGTCCAGGTCGCCCAGCGGCCAGCGCGCGCGCAGCTCGTCGATGGCCGCCCCCTCGCCGCCCTCGTCGACGAACGCGAGCGAGCAGAGGCCGCGCTCGGTGGCGCCCAGCAGCGCGGTACCGAACGGCGTGTCGTGGAAGCCGTAGGCGATGCGCACCCCGGCGCCCTTCTGCTTGTACTCGCCCGGCGTGACGGCCTCGAGGGTCACGAACAGGTCGTGCAGGCGGCCGGGGCTGCTGAGGCCGGCGTCGTAGGTGGCGTCGAGCACGCTGCGGCACTCGTCCAGGCGGCGCTTGGCGTGCTCGATGGTCAGGAACTGCAGGAAGCGCTTGGGGCTGATCCCCACCCAGCGGCGGAACAGGCGCTGGAAGTGGAACTCGCTCAGGTACACGCTCTTGGCCACCTCGTCGAGCGCCGGCTGCCGCCGGTAGTTCTGCTCGAGGAAGTGGATCGCCTGGGCGATGCGGTCGTAGTCGGAGACGGGCATCGGGGTCGTCCGGGATGCAGGTGATCTCCAATCTCGGATGCGGAAGGGTTTCGCGCATCCACGGACGAAGGATGGGGGTGGACAGATCCCATCTCCACCCGGATCTTGCCCACCTCGTGGGCCCTCTCCCTGGCGCTTCGCGCCTGTCCCTCCCCCAAAACCGACTGGGGGAGGGACGGGGGCTCGCTGCGCTCGCGGCTGCTTCGCGCGCGGAGCGTCAGGACGTGCGTGGACCGGACATGGTATCGGAGCGGAGTGTGATGAGGCTGGACGACCTGGAGACGCCCGCGGCGGTGGTGGACGTGGACGGCATGCACGCCAACCTGCGGCGCGCGGGCGAGTACTGCCGCGCGCACGGGCTGGGGTGGCGGCCGCACGCCAAGACGCACAAGATCGCGGCGCTGGCGGCCGAGCAGGTGCGCGCGGGCGCCGTCGGCGTCACCGTGGCCACGCCGCGCGAGGCGGAGGTGATGGCGACGGCGGTGGACGACCTTCTCCTCGCGTACCCCGTCGTCGGCCGCGGAAAGCTCGATCGACTGATGGCGCTCCCCGCGCGGGTGCGGCTGACCGTCGGGCTCGATTCGGCCGATGCGCTGCGGGGGCTGGCGGAGGCGGCGCGCGCGGCCGGCCGCCGAGTGGGCGTCTTGGTGGAGCTTGACGCGGGGATGCATCGCGTCGGCGTGCAATCTCCCGAAGACGCGGTCGCCCTCGCGCGCGAGGTGGCGGGGATGGAGGGGATCGAGTACCGCGGTGTGATGTTCTACCCCGGACACGTCCGCAGCCACGTCGA is a window encoding:
- the dnaG gene encoding DNA primase, producing MPIPDHLVEQIRDAADIVEILSEHTRLKRSGKTFRGPCPLHGGEGPNFSVDPAKGFYKCFVCGEGGTIYTFLMKHLGMTYPDAIRWTAARVGIEVPDEREERQEEDPDRAFYEVNAFARDWFRKQLWESDGARAAREYLEKRGVSRESAERFGLGWAPEEWGAFRETARKTGISDAMLLELGLVKESQKGGREPYDVFRGRVIFPIEDLAGRVVAFGGRILGNAEPHIPKYLNSPETPVYTKGRTLYGLNWAKNAIRKEETVLVVEGYMDFVSLASHGVANAVAPLGTAMTEEQAALIARYCGRAILLYDSDKAGLKATFRTGDELLRAGVEVLVATLPQGEDPDSLVRAQGAAALKRFLGDAVDVLERKIQILERRDYFGSIRGTRQAIDALLPTVRATADEVMRGVYIQRISAKTGVPRETLEKEAAETPAAERRSGTPPVHGRQNGRPEPGRRPDDLGAMARAVIERHLPERILLLLMFRDEAWVERAAAELSPDDFRHPAYGTVFAGLVEAESRGRDPEGEWLQVFPPDVLPLVEELRGDPEAATLVPADQFFMGSLQLIRARSIQARLAEIGRELMEGASEEAQIALFREKKQLTEELRGTSGYLRKAGLKSSMIVAR
- a CDS encoding methylated-DNA--[protein]-cysteine S-methyltransferase; this translates as MPVSDYDRIAQAIHFLEQNYRRQPALDEVAKSVYLSEFHFQRLFRRWVGISPKRFLQFLTIEHAKRRLDECRSVLDATYDAGLSSPGRLHDLFVTLEAVTPGEYKQKGAGVRIAYGFHDTPFGTALLGATERGLCSLAFVDEGGEGAAIDELRARWPLGDLDEDARRTAELAARIFAPRAKDDKPIPLFVQGTNHQVRVWEALLRVPAGALVSYEQLAAAAGKPGAVRAVAGAVARNQVAYVIPCHRVIRKLGAFGGYRWGSDRKMAMLGYEAARLFGDEGEEGDGEARGRAAAG
- a CDS encoding aminotransferase class V-fold PLP-dependent enzyme — translated: MEKPGAALRLDEHARRALWSCVAEETERYLAGVDRLPVRPGADEDEMLRRLAAVDFAAPLAPEEAVGWVAGGLARWQMQTSHPRYFGLFNPPSTTMGIAADALAAAFNTQVGAWHHSPLGVAIERRLIRELGAKLGFDPRAVDGSFTTGGNEANHTAVLCALATAFPTWGDDGVRALDGDPALYASAEAHHSFVKAARACGLGNRAVRTVPVDDALRMRPDVLARMIAEDRAAGLVPFLVVATAGTTNAAAVDPIPAIAEVAEREGVWLHVDAAWGGAAALIPELAHLLAGTERADSLTFDAHKWLSVPMGAGLFLTRDTRALEAAFHIETAYVPRGEESLERPDWYARSLQWSRRFIGLKVFLSLAVAGWDGYAAALRHQVEMGDLLRRELEAAGWRIENRTALPIVCFSDPLRGDGDQVSHLDAVCAHVVASGDAWLSTTRLAGIGPALRACITSFETAPEDVRILVAALGRAQKAVGGERAAAGG